One Ilumatobacter fluminis genomic window, AGCGCGGCGGCGCCGAAGATGGCGCCGTACAACTTCTCCGGGTCACTCGTGGCCGCCTGGCCGTACGAGATGACCGCTCGCCCGATCCCGCCGGGGATGCCGGTCGAGATCTCGGACACGATCACGCCGATCACCGACGCCGTGGCCCCCAGCTTGAGCGCCGGGATGAGGTACGACACCGAGGCCGGCAGCCGCAACCGCCAGAGCGTCTGCCACCACGAGGCGGCGTAGCTGTCCATCAGTTCGAGCGCGGCGGCAGGCGGCGAGTTGAGTCCGCGCAGTGTGCCGACGGCGATCGGGAAGAACGACAGGAAGGCGGCGAGTACGCACACCGACGCCCAACGCGGCCACTCCCAACCGAACAGGTCGAATCGGCCCGACCACGACACGACCTGCGGCGCCAAGGCGATCAGCGGCACGGTCTGCGACATGATGATCCACGGCAGCAGACCCCGCTCGACGAGCCGGAACCGGGCCATGACGAT contains:
- a CDS encoding ABC transporter permease, translating into MIARGARRAAMFVLALVLVAAWWEFYKWIGPEDGGSVLGMNILPKTSDRAMPHTWDMVSRLFENESTAADSRPLWVAVVGYAWYTFRLALGGLILGSIIGVGLAIVMARFRLVERGLLPWIIMSQTVPLIALAPQVVSWSGRFDLFGWEWPRWASVCVLAAFLSFFPIAVGTLRGLNSPPAAALELMDSYAASWWQTLWRLRLPASVSYLIPALKLGATASVIGVIVSEISTGIPGGIGRAVISYGQAATSDPEKLYGAIFGAAALGLVLYGLVVLMEVVVMRDRPQEELT